The following are from one region of the Escherichia sp. E4742 genome:
- a CDS encoding tyrosine-type recombinase/integrase, translating to MKTHDVDSLWDNLMDEYFFCKSLRRATEWSYRKVLSGFRKFVGFHRTPDSIVRRDVQEWRRFVLKDQGLTSHTWNNKVRHMRAIYNFGEESGLITVSENPFSGMLVKQEKRRKKTLTKAQITRVVLILQQFSEAENQHAGLYIKCAIRPAWFWLTVVNTLRYTGMRLNQLLHLRLKDVCPAEKWIDLRAEGSKTHREWRIPVARQLQPQLQKLLDEAVRRGATPEDYLFHYKRFVVPVSEAKRITGLPDEQPVKSFFRRLSQECGFQVSPHRFRHTLASILMSTPERNLHLVKNMLGHQNVSTTMGYVEMNLETAVQALEHELEVFTDRL from the coding sequence ATGAAAACTCACGATGTTGACAGCCTCTGGGATAATCTGATGGATGAGTATTTTTTTTGTAAGTCGTTACGGAGAGCCACGGAGTGGAGTTATCGCAAGGTGTTGTCGGGGTTCCGGAAGTTTGTTGGTTTTCACCGGACTCCTGACAGCATTGTTCGTCGTGATGTTCAGGAATGGCGTCGTTTTGTGCTGAAAGATCAGGGGTTAACTTCCCATACCTGGAATAACAAGGTGAGGCACATGCGTGCGATTTATAACTTTGGAGAAGAATCTGGGTTGATCACTGTTTCAGAAAATCCTTTTAGTGGCATGCTGGTTAAGCAGGAAAAAAGGCGGAAGAAAACGCTGACAAAAGCGCAGATCACGCGGGTTGTGCTTATTCTGCAGCAATTTTCGGAAGCAGAGAATCAGCACGCCGGACTTTATATCAAATGTGCCATAAGGCCGGCGTGGTTCTGGCTGACGGTGGTGAATACCCTGCGTTACACAGGAATGCGTCTGAATCAGTTACTGCATTTACGTCTGAAGGATGTTTGTCCGGCAGAAAAATGGATCGATTTACGGGCTGAAGGTAGTAAAACTCACAGAGAATGGCGTATTCCGGTTGCGCGTCAGTTACAGCCACAACTGCAGAAACTACTGGATGAAGCCGTCAGACGGGGAGCCACACCGGAAGACTATCTTTTCCACTACAAGCGTTTTGTTGTGCCGGTGTCAGAAGCAAAACGTATAACGGGTCTGCCGGATGAGCAGCCTGTGAAATCGTTTTTCCGCAGATTATCTCAGGAGTGTGGTTTTCAGGTGTCTCCACATCGTTTCAGACATACACTGGCGAGTATACTGATGAGCACTCCGGAGCGTAATCTTCACCTGGTAAAAAACATGCTCGGGCACCAGAATGTATCAACCACAATGGGATATGTGGAAATGAATCTGGAGACTGCCGTACAGGCACTGGAGCATGAACTGGAGGTGTTTACTGACAGACTGTAA